The Desulfatirhabdium butyrativorans DSM 18734 genomic interval TGGATGCATGATCGGAATCTATATGGCCATAGGGAAATATCCAAAAGAAACATTTTTGCTGTGTGCTGTCATCTTGACGGTGGCCCTTCTGTATTCGGTCTTTATTGTCGGACATCCCAGATATCGGATGACAATTGAGCCGTATATGATCATATTGTTGTCGTATGCCGTAAAAGCATGGATCGCAAAAACATCCTTGTTCAAGCAGCGACGATCCTCATGAGCAACCAGCAAAACCGTATTCATTACGCGTTGTTCGGTGCGGCGGCTTTCCTGTTGTCTCTATACTTTTCACATATGCATATCCTGATGTGCGACCAGGCGGAAAAGGCGTCATTGGACTTGCTTCTTACAAACAACGCGGATACCCCCTTCCAATATCGTGTTCTGGTTCCCTGGCTGGTGCAATCGGTATCGCGGTGGTTATCGCCAAATCTCCTTTCACCGATTCAGATGTTCAGGATGGCGGAGTTCTTTTTCACGTTCTCCTTATGCATCGTATTCCGCAGTTATATCAACTTGTTCATCGAAGATGCGATGCGATCAAGCGTATATGCGCTGTCCATTTTTCTTCTATTGCCCTATCAATACATATTTTACAGTCCATCTTTGCATTCGATATTTTATCCTTCCGATGTGCCATCCGTTTTCTTTTTCACACTCGGCTTGATCCTCATCTACAAAAAAAACTGGTTCCTGTATTATCCGATCTTTGCCATTGCGACCTTCAATCGGGAGACGACGATCTTTCTGGTTTTCATTTGCTGGATAACAGCCATCTCGAAAACGAACATGTTATCCGTTACCTCCCAATGTCTGGTTCAGATGGTTTTGTGGGTCCTGATTAAACAATTCCTGGCTGTTTTATATGCCGATAACCCCGGGCCTGGGTTTTTCGTCAATTTCATATCCACCAATTGGATGAAACTGGGTAATCCACTCAATGTGATCCGGATAGCAAGCAGTTTCTGCTTTGTCTGGGTGGCCGTTTTATATCGATTTTCATGTATTACCTCTGATTTTCTCAAAAGAACTACATTCGTTATCTTTCCCTATCTAGTCGGAATGTTTATTGTTGGTAACATCATTGAGTTGCGCATTTTTGGAGAACTCATACCTGTGGTGTTGATAGTGTTTTGGGTAATCATCGATCGATCGCTCTTCCAGTTTCAAAATCAAACTCCATGTTTTTCAGAAGAGAAAGCTGAAAGATAACCAGTGGAGCGGATCTACAGATTTGGCGCATATATTTATATAATTGCCGTAATGATCGCGATTGTTGTACAGGATCACACGACGGTGCTTCCTCTCGGTCTCTTTAACCAGGATCGGAAGCTGTATGCGCTGGTTTCAAATTTATGTTTGACCGTCTCCATCGTGATGTTTGTGGTGCTGACGGTTGAGTTTTGGACACAAAGGCGGCTGAGGATAGGTAATTGGATAAGGGGGTGCCTGGCTTTTTTCATCATAACGGAACTTCTTGTTTTTTCAGCGGATCGAATTTTCGTGAGTGGAAATGCAAAGAGCCGACTCGGGGGACCGTATTATGAGCGGCAAACATCCCGTGGAACGTGGGTGATTCTAAAAAAACCTCATGCCGGTGGATGGCTTGCTTCCGAGGAGAACGCTAAACTCAAAAAAGTCAGCGATCGTTTTCGCATTCTTTTTCTTGGAGATTCTTATACAGAAGGCAGTGGACATGGTAAGGATTGTAACTATCCAGATGTTGTTGAAAAAACAATTCAAAGCAAATTTGCAAATGTAGAGGTTATGAATGCCGGTGTCGCAGGCTATGGGCCGGTTGATGCCCTGAATCTACTGGAGTTTTTGGAGGAAGAAGGATACCGATTTGATTTGGTCGTATATAACATGTTTACAGAAAACGATTATACCGACAACCTGCCGCAGACCGAAAGGCGGGTTGTCGGAGGGATGATATTCAGGTTCCCTCATTCCTGGTTTTTACGAACGATTCATCCGACCAACTCCTATCTTTTCCGTTACGTGTTGGTTATCTGGAAATTGAGTACTCTGCCCGAAGAGGCATCGAGTCCGATTTCGTTCCGGTCAGGAAAATGTGTATTTTCTCGAGAAGACTCCACCGAGGTTTCATCTTTTCTGAAAGCGTTTATTCGGGAGAGGCTGGAAGGGAATCGGATGGTGGCACAATCGGAACGAGCAAAGCGGGAAGTTATGGATGCGATCAGCGCCATGAAGGCTTGTGCAGGCAGGCTGGATATCCCTTTTATCATCGCAGTATTTCCGGATCGGGTGCTTGTTGATGGCAATATCCGACAACAGCTTCATATTGAATATGATAAGCTATGGCCATTGAAAGATCTGCAGACCCTGCTTTATCGGACATTTTCGAATACTCCGGTGGTGAGTGTTGAGAATGCTTTGCAGGGGCTTTCTGGAATGTACCGTTGGGACGATACACATCTTTCCGATTTGGGAAATGTAACTGCAGGAAGTTATGTGGCTGAAAAGCTGGTTGAATTTCTTGCAAGGTCAACGAGCGTGCAGTTGGGTTCGGGCAAGGGACATTGATGTACTACTTCATCCAAACGAAAAAAATAATCAATCAGCATCTCTCCAACACCTGTCTTTGCTATGTATTTTGGTTTCTGGTTTCCATCGGAATGCTCCTCTTTTACGATACCAATTATTCTGAAGCTGCTCCTTCACCTGTTAGTCCTGAGGAAATGGAATCCACTTTTCGCAACATAGACCGCGACCCCACGAATCATCAAACGTTTGCGAGAAGGGTACAGGTGCTGGATGAATGGAGAGCTGTATTGGCAAGATCCGGTAGAAGATTCGATGTCGAGCGGGTACTGCCTCCGGGATGGATTTCTGATATCATGCGTCTGAAAAACAGCGGTAAAGCCAAAGAAGCGTTCGCAGAACTCGATTGGCTTTACCGGGAAATCCGAAAGATTGAGACGCCACAAAAAGAGCCGTTCCATCCAAACAGTCCTGAATATCGTACATCACAGGACGACAATC includes:
- a CDS encoding SGNH/GDSL hydrolase family protein; amino-acid sequence: MERIYRFGAYIYIIAVMIAIVVQDHTTVLPLGLFNQDRKLYALVSNLCLTVSIVMFVVLTVEFWTQRRLRIGNWIRGCLAFFIITELLVFSADRIFVSGNAKSRLGGPYYERQTSRGTWVILKKPHAGGWLASEENAKLKKVSDRFRILFLGDSYTEGSGHGKDCNYPDVVEKTIQSKFANVEVMNAGVAGYGPVDALNLLEFLEEEGYRFDLVVYNMFTENDYTDNLPQTERRVVGGMIFRFPHSWFLRTIHPTNSYLFRYVLVIWKLSTLPEEASSPISFRSGKCVFSREDSTEVSSFLKAFIRERLEGNRMVAQSERAKREVMDAISAMKACAGRLDIPFIIAVFPDRVLVDGNIRQQLHIEYDKLWPLKDLQTLLYRTFSNTPVVSVENALQGLSGMYRWDDTHLSDLGNVTAGSYVAEKLVEFLARSTSVQLGSGKGH